One window of Caldisericum exile AZM16c01 genomic DNA carries:
- a CDS encoding HD domain-containing protein: protein MERKQIVELVKSKLDQNLYKHSLAVEAVMKEIAKRFNEDEEKFGIAGLVHDIDLDTTKDKPHLHSIVGSEYLKSLGFSEEIVLAVKKHNPLHKLERETLLEKTLYAADPLTGLITACALVKGRKLSNVDKEFVLKRFKEKRFAEGANREQIASCKDFGMSLEDFVDLGLTAMKRISDELGL from the coding sequence ATGGAAAGAAAACAAATTGTGGAACTTGTGAAAAGTAAACTTGACCAAAATCTCTACAAGCATTCACTTGCAGTTGAAGCGGTAATGAAAGAAATTGCAAAGCGCTTTAATGAGGATGAAGAGAAATTTGGCATTGCAGGGCTTGTGCATGATATAGATCTTGATACAACAAAGGATAAACCACACCTCCATAGTATTGTTGGAAGCGAATATCTAAAATCGCTTGGTTTTAGCGAAGAAATTGTTCTTGCAGTTAAAAAGCACAACCCCTTACACAAATTAGAGCGTGAAACTTTACTGGAGAAGACTCTTTATGCAGCAGATCCCTTAACGGGACTTATCACAGCCTGTGCTCTTGTTAAAGGAAGAAAACTTTCAAATGTGGACAAAGAATTCGTTTTAAAGAGATTTAAGGAAAAGCGCTTTGCAGAAGGTGCGAATAGAGAACAAATTGCAAGTTGTAAGGATTTTGGAATGTCTTTAGAAGATTTCGTTGATCTTGGCCTAACGGCAATGAAAAGAATAAGCGATGAACTTGGGTTATGA
- a CDS encoding RNA polymerase sigma factor encodes MDVEDKLKEIVPKVKQGDLEAFEMLYNLTYKYVYKIAYAITLSKEDAEDIVQNTYLKIYEKRKMLDNGDTVLGYIKRITINYALKNGKKQPLKFIEKESKNNSDDIKEIVEDALKQLDAKDRSIVTLFYIDNMTTKEIAFLLNESEENIRVRLHRARNKLREVIENGKV; translated from the coding sequence ATGGATGTGGAAGATAAGTTAAAGGAAATTGTTCCAAAAGTAAAACAGGGTGATTTAGAGGCTTTTGAAATGCTTTACAATTTAACTTATAAGTATGTTTATAAAATTGCTTATGCAATAACCCTCTCAAAAGAGGATGCAGAAGATATTGTACAAAATACGTATCTTAAAATTTACGAAAAACGAAAGATGCTTGATAATGGAGACACAGTTTTAGGTTACATTAAGCGCATTACAATAAACTATGCATTAAAAAACGGTAAAAAGCAACCTTTGAAATTCATTGAAAAAGAATCAAAGAATAATTCAGATGATATAAAGGAAATAGTTGAAGATGCGTTGAAACAACTTGATGCAAAGGATAGAAGCATAGTTACTCTTTTTTACATCGATAACATGACTACAAAAGAGATTGCATTTCTATTAAATGAATCAGAGGAAAATATAAGAGTAAGATTGCATAGAGCAAGAAACAAATTAAGGGAGGTGATAGAGAATGGAAAAGTTTGA
- a CDS encoding DUF5666 domain-containing protein, whose translation MEKFEKIVSNYLEDNIPDSELKGKVMNKIKNAKRMEHIRHNVFLGLAIAIAFTFLLSFVVPVFGKSGTLPQLIKSIKIETQAKSFEGIIEIDSSVSEKITEANLPFADAVVISALSKDKNIDIDKVIELRKEGFGWGKILDTLNTTLSEKDLTGESASSGVSKATNTTNNLSVSQNEIEQNTNKNQNKNQGSTTSPQNKEKETETERNENDLIIVVKGTIKEVSENTLTIDNTAITLNENTSAKYLGKVIALTDLKVGDTVLVHAVKDGDTLFARDIILYKDTKGTEKEASQNKNTQEQSQEQNQEQNESQTTQNEEKNQQQNSQKEYEINTKIVNISNNMITLEDFANPVYIDDSTKIEQNGKGRVDISALEEGQKVQIHIRFDGTNYKATQIIIQTRPESKDNSENSKTNKPNENSKNSKKP comes from the coding sequence ATGGAAAAGTTTGAAAAAATTGTTTCAAATTACTTAGAAGACAATATACCCGATTCTGAACTAAAAGGCAAAGTTATGAATAAGATTAAAAACGCAAAAAGGATGGAACATATAAGGCATAATGTTTTTCTGGGATTAGCGATTGCAATTGCCTTTACATTCCTTCTATCTTTTGTTGTACCTGTTTTCGGAAAATCTGGAACACTTCCGCAACTTATTAAAAGTATCAAAATAGAAACGCAAGCAAAGAGTTTCGAAGGAATAATTGAAATCGATTCAAGCGTTTCTGAGAAGATTACCGAAGCAAATCTTCCATTTGCAGATGCCGTTGTAATTTCTGCACTTTCAAAGGATAAAAATATCGATATTGATAAAGTTATTGAGTTACGAAAAGAAGGTTTTGGTTGGGGTAAAATTCTTGATACCCTAAATACCACTTTAAGCGAAAAAGACCTAACGGGTGAAAGTGCGTCTTCGGGTGTAAGTAAAGCGACAAATACTACAAATAATTTAAGTGTTTCGCAAAATGAAATAGAACAGAACACAAACAAAAATCAAAATAAGAATCAGGGTAGCACAACTTCCCCTCAAAATAAGGAAAAAGAAACTGAGACCGAACGAAATGAGAACGACCTTATTATAGTTGTAAAAGGAACTATCAAAGAAGTAAGTGAAAATACTCTCACTATAGATAACACAGCGATAACTCTTAACGAAAACACAAGTGCAAAATATCTTGGAAAGGTAATAGCGTTAACTGACCTTAAAGTAGGTGATACCGTTTTGGTGCATGCAGTGAAAGATGGAGATACACTTTTTGCACGAGATATAATTCTCTACAAGGATACAAAAGGAACTGAAAAAGAAGCCTCTCAAAATAAAAACACTCAAGAACAGAGCCAGGAACAAAATCAGGAACAGAACGAATCTCAAACTACGCAAAATGAAGAGAAAAATCAACAACAAAATTCTCAAAAAGAATACGAAATAAATACAAAGATTGTAAATATTTCAAACAATATGATTACTTTGGAAGACTTCGCAAATCCCGTTTACATAGATGATTCAACCAAGATAGAACAAAACGGAAAAGGCAGGGTCGATATAAGCGCATTAGAAGAGGGACAAAAGGTTCAAATTCACATAAGATTTGACGGAACAAACTATAAGGCAACACAAATAATAATTCAAACAAGACCCGAATCTAAAGATAATTCAGAAAACTCAAAGACAAACAAACCTAACGAAAACTCAAAAAATAGTAAAAAACCATAA
- a CDS encoding class II SORL domain-containing protein, whose protein sequence is MALKDLIQTADFTKEKHTPVIEVLEKGDKTKIRVSVGKEIPHPNTTEHHIEWIEVYFKPADGKFPYLLARFTFDSHGASTNGPNTSQVYTEPDVTFVAKIGTDGELFALSYCNIHGLWESEVVKI, encoded by the coding sequence ATGGCACTAAAAGATTTAATTCAAACGGCAGATTTTACAAAAGAGAAGCACACCCCAGTTATTGAAGTTCTTGAAAAAGGAGATAAGACAAAGATTAGGGTTTCTGTTGGTAAAGAAATTCCGCATCCTAATACAACTGAACATCACATTGAGTGGATCGAGGTTTACTTTAAACCAGCAGATGGAAAATTCCCGTATTTGCTTGCGAGATTTACATTTGACTCTCACGGTGCATCTACAAATGGTCCAAACACATCACAGGTTTATACTGAGCCAGATGTAACATTTGTTGCAAAGATTGGCACTGATGGAGAACTTTTTGCACTTTCTTATTGTAATATTCATGGGCTTTGGGAAAGTGAAGTAGTAAAAATTTAA
- a CDS encoding RsmE family RNA methyltransferase, with protein MAIYYLRESKIKRDLIFVENDLLHHLRNVLRIKRGEVIKFFDEDFIYKAECTEIEKDFLTFRIIEKSKKTSPKVQLQIVQSIIDKSELEDAIRFLVTTKVLQIILVKTERSTNSLKEAQLKRLKEIILNTSEQSEICFIPELQYFENLNKAISMFKENAFVLHFGSNLSLKDTVKIANLSKPITLFVGPEGGFSEKEIEIFNQNEIPSITLKSGVFRSQFAGAIAVLTLLELTYLLN; from the coding sequence ATGGCCATTTACTATTTAAGAGAAAGTAAAATCAAAAGGGATTTAATCTTTGTAGAGAACGACCTTCTCCACCACCTTCGAAATGTGCTTCGTATAAAAAGAGGAGAAGTCATTAAATTTTTTGACGAAGATTTCATTTATAAGGCCGAATGCACAGAAATAGAAAAAGATTTTCTTACCTTTAGAATTATTGAAAAATCTAAAAAAACTTCACCAAAAGTGCAATTACAAATTGTCCAAAGCATAATTGATAAAAGCGAACTTGAAGATGCAATAAGGTTTCTTGTAACTACAAAAGTTTTACAAATTATACTTGTAAAAACTGAGAGAAGCACAAATTCGCTTAAAGAAGCACAACTGAAAAGACTCAAAGAAATCATCTTGAATACCTCCGAGCAAAGCGAAATTTGTTTCATACCGGAACTGCAATACTTTGAAAATCTCAATAAGGCAATTTCAATGTTTAAAGAAAACGCATTTGTGCTTCATTTTGGTTCAAATTTATCCTTAAAAGATACTGTAAAAATTGCCAATCTATCAAAACCAATAACACTTTTTGTTGGTCCTGAAGGTGGATTTAGCGAAAAAGAAATTGAAATATTCAATCAAAATGAAATCCCAAGCATTACTCTAAAAAGTGGTGTATTTCGTTCTCAATTTGCAGGTGCCATAGCAGTGCTTACTCTTCTTGAATTGACTTACTTATTAAACTAA
- a CDS encoding creatininase family protein yields MELMKMTMHEVKEYLKTNQTIIIPIGATEEHSNALPLGTDTLTAEALARKLGEVSLRIVGPTINVGNCHSITYSFHGTISISPTTLINYLKDYITSLHKHGFRNFFFVNGHGGNIAPLRCAFDELANTLTNSKFLVTSWWLMEELKELYNNAGHAGRGEVSMIMYIDKSLVKTAFLTEEKREIPKYYVTNDLAQKYITETGIINDSQEGSYELGEKLFNASVEAMLKLLKHLEES; encoded by the coding sequence ATGGAGCTCATGAAGATGACAATGCATGAAGTAAAAGAGTATCTTAAAACAAATCAAACTATTATTATTCCAATCGGTGCAACAGAAGAACATTCTAACGCACTTCCCTTAGGAACCGATACACTTACAGCAGAGGCACTTGCAAGAAAGTTGGGTGAAGTAAGTTTAAGAATTGTAGGACCAACGATCAATGTAGGCAATTGCCATTCTATAACATATAGTTTTCATGGGACGATTTCAATAAGCCCAACAACACTTATAAATTACCTAAAGGACTACATAACATCGCTTCATAAACATGGCTTTAGGAATTTCTTTTTTGTAAATGGACACGGTGGAAACATTGCACCTTTGAGATGTGCTTTTGATGAACTTGCAAACACACTTACAAACTCTAAATTTTTGGTTACATCCTGGTGGCTTATGGAAGAGCTGAAAGAGTTGTACAATAACGCAGGGCATGCAGGAAGAGGAGAAGTTTCAATGATCATGTATATTGATAAGTCCCTTGTGAAAACAGCATTTCTAACAGAAGAAAAAAGAGAAATCCCCAAATATTATGTTACAAACGATTTAGCACAAAAATACATAACTGAAACAGGAATTATTAACGACAGTCAAGAAGGCTCTTATGAATTGGGAGAAAAACTTTTCAATGCTTCGGTTGAAGCAATGCTAAAACTCCTTAAGCACCTTGAGGAATCTTAG
- a CDS encoding secondary thiamine-phosphate synthase enzyme YjbQ, with protein sequence MEIFTVRTSKREEMIEITSRVQEIVRNSKVQSGICVVYIPHTTASITINENADPSVKKDIINYLSKLIPENANYSHLEGNADAHIKASIMGQSRAIIIRDGRLVLGTWQGIFFVEFDGPRTREVFVEIVPKIPQGA encoded by the coding sequence ATGGAAATTTTTACTGTGCGCACTTCAAAAAGAGAAGAAATGATTGAAATAACTTCCAGGGTTCAAGAAATCGTAAGAAATTCAAAAGTCCAAAGTGGTATATGTGTTGTTTATATTCCTCATACGACTGCCTCGATTACAATTAACGAGAATGCTGACCCAAGTGTAAAGAAAGATATCATTAATTACCTATCTAAACTCATTCCAGAAAATGCTAATTATTCTCATCTTGAAGGAAATGCAGATGCACATATAAAGGCATCTATTATGGGTCAATCGAGAGCTATCATTATTAGAGACGGAAGACTTGTCTTAGGAACATGGCAGGGAATTTTCTTTGTTGAATTTGATGGACCTCGAACACGGGAAGTATTTGTGGAAATTGTCCCTAAGATTCCTCAAGGTGCTTAA
- the ispF gene encoding 2-C-methyl-D-erythritol 2,4-cyclodiphosphate synthase: METRIGIGYDSHRFVEGKTLYLGGVEIPFDKGLYGHSDGDALIHAIIDAILGALSWGDIGKWFPDNDPNLKNIRSTVLLSRVKEKLDQNHVSIINIDSVVILEEPRIAPFTDSMREVIAKILGIEKDRISIKGKTNEGMGFVGRKEGVQTLAIVVLEI; this comes from the coding sequence ATGGAAACAAGAATAGGTATTGGCTACGATTCCCACAGATTTGTAGAAGGCAAGACTCTCTATCTTGGAGGAGTTGAGATTCCGTTTGATAAAGGCCTGTATGGACATTCCGATGGTGATGCTCTAATTCATGCAATTATTGATGCAATCTTAGGTGCATTGAGTTGGGGTGATATTGGCAAGTGGTTTCCTGACAACGACCCGAACCTAAAGAATATAAGAAGCACAGTCCTTCTATCCAGAGTAAAAGAGAAACTTGATCAGAATCATGTAAGTATTATTAACATCGATAGCGTAGTGATTCTTGAAGAGCCGAGAATTGCTCCTTTTACTGATTCAATGCGTGAGGTAATCGCAAAAATTCTTGGAATTGAAAAAGATAGGATAAGTATAAAAGGAAAAACAAACGAAGGCATGGGGTTTGTTGGTAGAAAAGAGGGCGTTCAGACACTTGCAATTGTAGTTTTAGAAATTTAA
- a CDS encoding coenzyme F420-0:L-glutamate ligase — protein sequence MRFIDRIRKLDLDERIRILESYLKKHPEDGIGAYRYLSHLYVLKGDLSSAGKTLKYGIEKNPNNLWLQLELGDFYFFTLEDVERAEEIYRNIFTKFSKPERSTLSPYRYVLKRLTTITYNKGKLDEARRFYELFYAIEPSDFYATDFVRFGELLFKEGKIDEARKVIETGIKTHPKKKELKEFANKYLGGNYVFENNTLETFIEKIPVRTPLVKEDDDLIEIIKKYALPYLKVGDIVTISSCVAAIAEGRLFPVDSIKVSKLARFVSHFVNQESIPFGGAAPLANPYAMQVAIEEVGPIRIILGFLAGAIGKVFGLDGVFYRVAGEQSALIDDPPGAIPPYDYYIIPGPIDSNGLVRKIKKEINSEVAIVDANELGRAWVVGATEGINKKELEKVLSDNPAGNEDEGTPIVIVRFSK from the coding sequence ATGAGATTTATAGATAGAATTAGAAAATTAGACTTGGATGAGAGGATTCGTATTTTAGAATCATATCTCAAGAAGCATCCCGAAGATGGAATTGGGGCTTACAGGTATTTGAGTCATCTTTATGTTTTGAAAGGTGATTTAAGTTCCGCCGGAAAGACACTCAAATACGGTATCGAAAAAAATCCAAATAATTTATGGCTTCAACTTGAATTGGGTGACTTTTACTTTTTCACCCTTGAGGATGTTGAAAGAGCAGAAGAAATATATAGAAATATATTCACAAAATTTTCTAAGCCTGAAAGAAGCACCCTTTCTCCATATCGATATGTTTTAAAAAGACTTACAACAATTACCTACAACAAAGGTAAGCTTGACGAAGCAAGAAGATTTTATGAACTATTCTATGCAATTGAACCATCTGACTTTTATGCAACGGATTTTGTAAGATTCGGAGAATTACTTTTTAAGGAAGGGAAAATTGATGAAGCAAGGAAAGTGATTGAAACAGGGATAAAAACACATCCAAAGAAAAAAGAACTAAAAGAGTTTGCAAATAAATACTTGGGCGGTAACTATGTTTTTGAAAATAATACACTTGAAACTTTTATTGAGAAAATTCCTGTAAGAACTCCTCTTGTGAAGGAAGACGATGATCTTATTGAAATAATAAAAAAATATGCATTACCATACCTTAAAGTTGGTGATATAGTTACAATATCTTCATGTGTTGCAGCCATAGCAGAAGGGCGATTATTCCCCGTTGATTCGATTAAGGTAAGCAAACTTGCAAGGTTTGTCTCCCACTTTGTGAATCAAGAAAGTATACCTTTTGGTGGCGCCGCTCCTCTTGCAAATCCATATGCAATGCAAGTTGCAATTGAGGAAGTTGGTCCTATTAGAATAATTTTAGGATTCTTGGCAGGTGCGATAGGAAAAGTTTTTGGGCTTGATGGAGTTTTTTACAGAGTTGCAGGAGAACAATCAGCCCTGATCGACGATCCACCTGGTGCAATTCCTCCTTATGACTATTACATTATCCCTGGTCCTATTGATTCTAATGGACTTGTAAGGAAAATTAAGAAGGAAATTAACTCTGAAGTTGCAATAGTTGATGCAAACGAACTTGGAAGAGCATGGGTTGTAGGCGCAACGGAAGGGATTAATAAAAAGGAATTAGAAAAAGTTTTAAGTGATAACCCTGCAGGGAATGAAGACGAAGGAACCCCAATAGTTATCGTAAGATTTTCGAAATAA
- a CDS encoding FprA family A-type flavoprotein: MSVRKIKDGVYAVGVNHWDRKLFDEIIPLPNGTSYNSYLIIGSQYTALIDTVDPALQDGLINNLKEFKDLKVDYIISQHAEQDHSGSIPKILEMYPDAKVVTNEKCKELLIEHLGIPDEKFIVIKDYDKLSLGNKTLTFIFTPWVHWPETMSTYLQEDKILFTCDFFGSHYATSELYAKNSEIVLEGAKRYYAEIMMPFRNFIKSNINKIEKFDFEIIAPSHGPMWNDPKFIINAYLDWISPVVKNEVVVLYTSMHGSTKVIVDELYNRLVENGIKVTPFNLVSADLGEIAISLVDAATIIFAFPTVLTGPHPLGASITYFVNAIKPKTKFASFITSYGWGGMTIKWVKEHIGNLKVEMLGELEFKGLPKKEDIEKVNEIVMRIVEAHKSIGIL; the protein is encoded by the coding sequence ATGAGTGTTAGAAAAATTAAAGATGGCGTCTATGCAGTAGGCGTAAATCACTGGGATAGAAAATTATTTGATGAAATTATTCCACTTCCAAACGGCACAAGTTATAATTCATACTTAATAATAGGTTCACAGTATACGGCACTTATTGATACTGTTGATCCTGCACTTCAAGATGGTCTTATAAACAATTTAAAGGAATTTAAGGATTTGAAAGTTGATTATATAATTTCTCAACATGCAGAACAAGATCATTCGGGTAGTATCCCAAAAATTCTTGAGATGTATCCAGATGCAAAAGTTGTTACAAATGAAAAGTGTAAAGAACTTTTGATTGAGCATCTTGGAATTCCTGATGAAAAATTTATTGTAATAAAAGACTACGACAAGCTTTCCTTGGGTAATAAAACCCTCACTTTTATTTTTACTCCTTGGGTTCACTGGCCAGAAACGATGAGTACATATCTTCAAGAAGATAAAATACTTTTTACATGTGATTTCTTTGGATCCCATTATGCAACTTCTGAATTGTACGCAAAGAATAGCGAAATTGTTCTCGAAGGGGCAAAAAGATACTACGCTGAGATAATGATGCCATTTAGGAATTTTATAAAGAGTAATATAAACAAAATTGAAAAATTTGACTTTGAAATTATTGCTCCAAGTCATGGTCCTATGTGGAATGACCCTAAGTTTATAATAAATGCTTACCTTGACTGGATTTCTCCTGTCGTTAAAAATGAAGTTGTGGTTCTTTACACATCGATGCATGGGAGCACAAAAGTAATTGTAGATGAACTCTATAATAGATTGGTTGAAAATGGAATAAAAGTTACACCATTTAACCTTGTCTCTGCGGATCTTGGGGAAATTGCAATTTCTCTTGTTGATGCTGCAACGATTATTTTTGCCTTTCCAACAGTTTTAACAGGGCCGCATCCACTTGGGGCAAGCATTACTTATTTTGTGAATGCCATTAAACCGAAAACAAAATTTGCATCTTTCATTACCTCTTATGGCTGGGGTGGAATGACTATTAAATGGGTAAAAGAACACATAGGAAACCTAAAGGTAGAAATGCTTGGTGAACTTGAATTTAAGGGCCTTCCAAAAAAGGAAGATATCGAAAAAGTTAATGAAATTGTAATGCGTATTGTAGAGGCACATAAGTCTATTGGAATTTTATGA
- a CDS encoding desulfoferrodoxin, translated as MTQKFQIYKCEICGNIVEVVHEGQGTLVCCGQPMTLIGEKISESEAGQEKHIPVLEKMEHGTLIKVGSVPHPMEEEHYIEWIEAFNKDGKVVKVPLKPGDKAEAHIGWSIENIVEVRAYCNKHGLWAKRI; from the coding sequence ATGACTCAGAAATTCCAAATTTATAAGTGCGAAATTTGTGGAAACATTGTTGAAGTCGTTCACGAAGGGCAGGGAACTCTTGTTTGCTGTGGACAACCAATGACGCTTATTGGAGAAAAAATTAGCGAGTCTGAAGCAGGACAAGAAAAACATATTCCAGTTCTCGAAAAAATGGAACATGGCACTCTCATTAAAGTCGGATCTGTTCCTCACCCAATGGAAGAGGAGCACTATATTGAGTGGATTGAAGCATTTAATAAGGATGGGAAAGTTGTCAAAGTTCCATTAAAGCCAGGAGATAAGGCAGAAGCCCATATTGGTTGGTCAATTGAAAATATTGTTGAGGTAAGGGCATACTGCAACAAGCATGGTCTTTGGGCAAAAAGGATTTAA
- the gltX gene encoding glutamate--tRNA ligase: MVRVRYAPSPTGEIHIGNARTALFNYLFARHNKGTFILRLDDTDEKRSTKEAIDSMIRDITWLGLDWDEGYLKGGDFGPYRQKERLDIYNHYIDILLQNGFAYELYYTDEEVDSIREEYEKTLKTFSYRKLKENETEERRKSFKEKGLTPAIVFKVEENKEIVVHDLVRGDVVFNSNEFKDFVIRRSNGLPVYNYATVIDDALMKITHVIRAEEHLSNTPKQILIFEALNFSLPTFAHISLILAPDRTKLSKRHGATSLGQFREMGILPEAMFNFLALLGWSPKDNREFFTKEELIELFDLSNVNKAPAIFDFEKLKWMNHKYILDKDLKSLCSETLPYLKDAYNVLDCSERTLLILDAVRGNMNFTKDVVPLSKPFFERTLNSISETDLKALQDPHALKALKYVLNNLDSVEFTQDDIEKFLNSLKDVLQISGKKIYHPLRISLFYSRNGPELWKIFLILGKDEIKERLKEAISLISKSIQEE; encoded by the coding sequence GTGGTAAGAGTTCGTTATGCACCCTCTCCAACAGGAGAGATACACATAGGTAATGCAAGAACTGCATTATTCAATTATCTATTTGCTCGTCACAATAAAGGGACATTCATTTTAAGGCTTGATGATACAGATGAAAAACGTTCAACCAAAGAAGCCATTGATAGCATGATAAGGGACATAACATGGCTTGGCCTTGATTGGGATGAAGGATACCTAAAAGGGGGAGATTTTGGTCCCTATAGGCAAAAAGAACGCCTTGATATATACAACCACTACATCGATATCCTCCTTCAAAATGGTTTTGCTTATGAACTCTACTACACAGACGAAGAAGTAGATTCAATCCGTGAAGAGTACGAAAAAACACTTAAAACCTTCTCCTATAGAAAATTAAAAGAAAATGAAACAGAAGAAAGAAGAAAATCCTTCAAAGAAAAAGGACTCACCCCTGCCATAGTCTTCAAGGTAGAAGAAAACAAAGAAATTGTAGTCCATGACCTTGTAAGAGGAGATGTTGTCTTTAACTCAAACGAATTCAAAGACTTTGTAATAAGAAGATCCAATGGCCTTCCCGTATATAACTATGCAACAGTAATTGATGATGCCCTCATGAAAATAACCCATGTGATACGAGCAGAAGAACACCTCTCAAATACTCCAAAACAGATTCTCATCTTTGAAGCACTCAACTTCTCTCTTCCTACATTTGCACATATATCCCTTATCCTTGCACCAGATAGAACAAAACTCTCCAAAAGACATGGTGCAACATCCTTAGGACAGTTTAGGGAGATGGGTATTCTTCCTGAAGCAATGTTTAACTTCCTTGCTCTCCTTGGTTGGTCTCCCAAAGACAATAGAGAATTCTTTACAAAAGAAGAACTCATTGAACTCTTTGACCTATCAAATGTCAATAAAGCACCTGCTATCTTTGACTTTGAAAAACTAAAATGGATGAATCATAAGTATATACTCGATAAAGATTTAAAAAGTCTTTGTAGCGAAACACTTCCTTATTTGAAAGATGCGTATAATGTTTTAGATTGCTCCGAGAGAACTCTTTTGATTCTTGATGCAGTCCGTGGAAACATGAATTTTACAAAAGATGTTGTTCCTCTTTCAAAGCCATTTTTTGAAAGGACTCTTAATTCAATTTCAGAAACTGATTTAAAAGCACTTCAAGACCCTCACGCCTTGAAGGCTCTCAAGTACGTGTTAAATAACCTTGATAGTGTAGAATTCACTCAAGATGATATTGAAAAGTTTCTCAATAGCCTCAAGGATGTGCTTCAGATTTCTGGAAAAAAGATATACCATCCATTGAGAATTTCTCTTTTCTACTCTCGAAATGGGCCAGAATTATGGAAGATTTTCCTTATCCTTGGAAAGGATGAAATAAAAGAGAGATTAAAAGAAGCAATTAGTTTAATAAGTAAGTCAATTCAAGAAGAGTAA
- a CDS encoding ferritin: MISTRLQDAINEQINKEFFSAYLYLSMGQYFESKFLRGIAHWFYVQYKEELKHAEKFISFLNEKGGRVILNGIPAPKVEWNGALDAFNEAYNHEKFITSSIEDIMKIAVEENDFSTQNLLNWFLDEQVEEEAQTLEIVKKLELVGEHGQALYMLDRELAQRQG, translated from the coding sequence ATGATTAGCACAAGACTTCAAGATGCAATAAATGAGCAAATTAATAAAGAGTTTTTCTCAGCGTATCTGTATCTTTCAATGGGTCAGTACTTTGAGAGTAAATTTTTGAGAGGCATTGCGCACTGGTTTTATGTGCAATACAAAGAAGAACTCAAACATGCAGAGAAGTTCATTAGTTTCTTAAACGAGAAGGGCGGGAGAGTAATTCTCAATGGTATTCCTGCACCAAAAGTTGAATGGAACGGCGCACTTGATGCGTTTAATGAAGCATATAACCACGAAAAATTCATCACTTCTTCAATTGAAGACATAATGAAGATTGCAGTTGAGGAGAATGACTTTTCCACACAAAATCTTCTCAATTGGTTCTTAGACGAGCAGGTTGAGGAAGAAGCGCAAACGCTTGAAATTGTAAAGAAATTGGAACTTGTAGGAGAACACGGGCAAGCACTCTACATGCTTGATAGAGAACTTGCTCAAAGACAGGGTTAG
- a CDS encoding zinc-ribbon domain-containing protein, producing MKKCPKCGFENEDDAKICVNCGYYFDPVEKNFEWVLLKTCENQFEAEVLSNLLEINGIKTMMKRPGPMRQGGIVIDNIGANPLLGATGQFNVFVMRVDLKEAKELMQAFESGDSDGAHEDDNA from the coding sequence ATGAAAAAATGCCCAAAGTGCGGCTTTGAAAATGAAGATGATGCAAAAATTTGTGTAAACTGCGGATATTATTTTGACCCAGTTGAAAAGAATTTTGAGTGGGTTTTGCTTAAAACATGCGAAAATCAATTTGAAGCAGAAGTGCTATCGAATTTATTGGAAATAAATGGCATAAAAACGATGATGAAGCGCCCAGGACCTATGAGACAAGGCGGAATTGTAATTGATAATATTGGAGCAAATCCGCTTCTTGGAGCAACAGGACAGTTTAATGTATTTGTTATGAGAGTCGATTTGAAGGAAGCAAAAGAATTAATGCAAGCATTTGAATCGGGGGATAGCGATGGAGCTCATGAAGATGACAATGCATGA